The Burkholderia ubonensis genome has a window encoding:
- the opcM gene encoding multidrug efflux transporter outer membrane subunit OpcM → MDNMHNTNGLLRVAKLAAASTLLATLLAACAVGPDYERPEAATPAAFKEAPTLAPGEQAGTWKTAEPSDAAHRGEWWKAFGDPVLDALEAQALAANQNLKAAAARVEEARAATRAARSQWFPQVGVGFGPTRQGLSSASQSLPQGSGPTTSTLWRAQGTVSYEADLFGRVGRNVEASRADQAQSEALFRSVQLALQADVAQNYFELRRLDSDQDLYRRTVELRDQALKLVQRRFNEGDISELDVSRAKNELATAQADAVGVARRRAASEHALAILLGKAPADFAFKETPLVPVGVKIPAGLPSALLERRPDVSAAERAMAAANARIGLAKSAYFPKLDITGAFGYEASTLGSLFMWSSRTFLLGPFAGTALTLPLFDGGRRAAGVQQARAQYDEQVANYRQQVLVAFREVEDNLADLRLLDDQIRAQDAAVNASRRAAKLSRTQYQEGEVSYLDVIDSERSVLVSQLQANALTGTQAVSTVNLIRALGGGWGPAPTAVGDAATGKAEVAAR, encoded by the coding sequence ATGGACAACATGCACAACACGAACGGCCTGCTGCGCGTCGCGAAGCTGGCGGCCGCGAGCACTCTGCTCGCGACGCTGCTGGCCGCGTGCGCGGTCGGGCCCGACTACGAGCGGCCGGAGGCGGCAACGCCCGCCGCGTTCAAGGAAGCGCCGACGCTCGCGCCGGGCGAGCAGGCCGGCACGTGGAAGACCGCCGAGCCGTCGGACGCCGCGCATCGCGGCGAATGGTGGAAGGCGTTCGGCGATCCGGTGCTCGATGCGCTCGAGGCGCAGGCGCTGGCCGCGAACCAGAACCTGAAGGCCGCGGCGGCGCGCGTCGAGGAAGCGCGCGCGGCGACCCGCGCGGCGCGCTCGCAGTGGTTCCCGCAGGTCGGCGTCGGCTTCGGGCCGACGCGGCAGGGGCTGTCGTCGGCGTCGCAATCCCTGCCGCAAGGCAGCGGCCCGACCACCTCGACGCTGTGGCGTGCGCAGGGCACGGTGTCGTATGAAGCGGACCTGTTCGGCCGCGTCGGCCGCAACGTCGAGGCGTCGCGCGCGGACCAGGCGCAGAGCGAGGCGCTGTTCCGCTCGGTGCAGCTCGCGCTGCAGGCGGACGTCGCGCAGAACTACTTCGAGCTGCGCCGGCTCGATTCCGACCAGGACCTGTACCGCCGCACGGTCGAGCTGCGCGATCAGGCGCTGAAGCTCGTGCAGCGCCGCTTCAACGAAGGCGACATCAGCGAGCTCGACGTGTCGCGCGCGAAGAACGAGCTGGCGACCGCGCAGGCCGATGCGGTCGGCGTCGCGCGCCGTCGCGCGGCGTCCGAGCATGCGCTCGCGATCCTGCTCGGCAAGGCGCCCGCGGACTTCGCGTTCAAGGAGACGCCGCTCGTGCCGGTCGGCGTGAAGATTCCGGCCGGCCTGCCGTCGGCGCTGCTCGAGCGGCGGCCCGACGTCTCGGCGGCCGAGCGTGCGATGGCGGCGGCGAACGCGCGCATCGGCCTCGCGAAGTCCGCGTATTTCCCGAAGCTCGACATCACCGGGGCGTTCGGCTATGAGGCGTCGACGCTCGGCAGCCTGTTCATGTGGTCGAGCCGCACGTTCCTGCTCGGGCCGTTCGCGGGCACCGCGCTGACGCTGCCGCTGTTCGACGGCGGACGGCGCGCGGCGGGCGTGCAGCAGGCGCGCGCGCAGTACGACGAGCAGGTCGCGAACTACCGGCAGCAGGTGCTCGTCGCGTTCCGCGAGGTCGAGGACAACCTGGCCGACTTGCGGCTGCTCGACGACCAGATCCGCGCGCAGGATGCGGCCGTCAACGCGTCGCGGCGCGCGGCGAAGCTGTCGCGCACGCAGTACCAGGAAGGCGAGGTCAGCTATCTCGACGTGATCGACAGCGAGCGCTCGGTGCTCGTGTCGCAGTTGCAGGCGAATGCGCTGACGGGCACGCAGGCGGTGTCGACCGTGAACCTGATTCGTGCGCTGGGCGGCGGCTGGGGACCGGCGCCGACGGCGGTCGGCGATGCGGCGACCGGCAAGGCGGAGGTGGCGGCGCGGTGA
- the ceoB gene encoding multidrug efflux RND transporter permease subunit CeoB has product MNISKFFIDRPIFAGVLSVVILLAGVIAMFLLPISEYPEVVPPSVIVKAQYPGANPKVIAETVASPLEEQINGVEDMLYMQSQANSDGNMTITVTFKLGTDPDKATQLVQNRVNQALPRLPEDVQRLGITTVKSSPTLTMVVHLISPDNRYDMTYLRNYALINVKDRLSRIQGVGQVQLWGSGDYAMRVWLDPQKVAQRGLAAEDVVQAIREQNVQVAAGVIGASPSLPGTPLQLSVNARGRLQTEEEFGDIVVKTTPDGGVTHLRDIARIELDASEYGLRSLLDNKPAVAMAINQSPGANSLQISDEVRKTMAELKQDMPAGVDYKIVYDPTQFVRSSIKAVVHTLLEAIALVVIVVIVFLQTWRASIIPLIAVPVSIVGTFSLLLGFGYSINALSLFGMVLAIGIVVDDAIVVVENVERNIESGMSARQATYKAMQEVSGPIIAIALTLVAVFVPLAFMSGLTGQFYKQFAMTIAISTVISAFNSLTLSPALSAILLKGHGDKEDWLTRVMNRVLGGFFKRFNKVFHRGAENYGRGVRGVLSRKAVMLGVYVALVGATVMVSKIVPGGFVPAQDKEYLIAFAQLPNGASLDRTEKVIRDMGSIALKQPGVESAVAFPGLSVNGFTNSSSAGIVFVTLKPFSERHGKALSAGAIAGALNQQYGAIKDSFVAVFPPPPVLGLGTLGGFKLQIEDRGAVGYAKLADATSDFIKRAQQAPELGPLFTSYQINVPQLNVDLDRVKAKQLGVSVTDVFDTMQIYLGSLYVNDFNRFGRVYQVRVQADAPFRAYAEDIGQLKTRNAAGEMVPLSSLVNVTPTFGPEMVVRYNGYTAADINGGPAPGFSSGQAQAAIERIAHETLPRGVRFEWTDLTYQQILAGDSAIWVFPISVLLVFLVLAALYESLTLPLAVILIVPMSILSALTGVWLTQGDNNIFTQIGLMVLVGLSAKNAILIVEFARELEHDGRTPLEAAIEASRLRLRPILMTSIAFIMGVVPLVTSTGAGAEMRHAMGVAVFFGMLGVTLFGLMLTPVFYVVLRTLAGGKIHVAGKDSAGYGGPAHGVPASDA; this is encoded by the coding sequence ATGAACATATCCAAATTCTTTATCGACCGGCCGATCTTTGCAGGAGTCCTATCGGTGGTCATCCTGCTTGCCGGGGTGATCGCGATGTTCCTGCTGCCGATTTCGGAATACCCGGAAGTCGTGCCGCCGTCGGTCATCGTCAAGGCGCAGTATCCGGGCGCGAACCCGAAGGTGATCGCCGAGACGGTCGCGTCGCCGCTCGAGGAGCAGATCAACGGCGTCGAGGACATGCTGTACATGCAGTCGCAGGCGAACAGCGACGGCAACATGACCATCACCGTCACGTTCAAGCTCGGCACCGATCCGGACAAGGCCACGCAGCTCGTGCAGAACCGCGTGAACCAGGCGCTGCCGCGCCTGCCGGAGGACGTGCAGCGGCTCGGCATCACGACGGTGAAGAGCTCGCCGACGCTGACGATGGTCGTGCACCTGATCTCGCCGGACAACCGCTACGACATGACCTACCTGCGCAACTACGCGCTGATCAACGTGAAGGACCGCCTGTCGCGGATCCAGGGCGTCGGCCAGGTGCAGCTGTGGGGCTCGGGCGACTACGCGATGCGCGTGTGGCTCGACCCGCAGAAGGTCGCGCAGCGCGGCCTCGCCGCGGAGGACGTCGTGCAGGCGATCCGCGAGCAGAACGTGCAGGTCGCGGCCGGCGTGATCGGTGCGTCGCCGTCGCTGCCGGGCACGCCGCTGCAGCTGTCGGTGAACGCGCGCGGCCGCCTGCAGACGGAGGAGGAGTTCGGCGACATCGTCGTGAAGACGACGCCGGACGGCGGCGTCACGCACCTGCGCGACATCGCGCGCATCGAGCTCGACGCGTCCGAGTACGGGCTGCGCTCGCTGCTCGACAACAAGCCGGCCGTCGCGATGGCGATCAACCAGTCGCCGGGCGCGAACTCGCTGCAGATCTCGGACGAAGTGCGCAAGACGATGGCCGAGCTGAAGCAGGACATGCCGGCGGGCGTCGACTACAAGATCGTCTATGACCCGACGCAGTTCGTGCGTTCGTCGATCAAGGCCGTCGTGCACACGCTGCTCGAGGCGATCGCGCTGGTCGTGATCGTCGTGATCGTGTTCCTGCAGACCTGGCGCGCGTCGATCATTCCGCTGATCGCGGTGCCGGTGTCGATCGTCGGCACGTTCTCGCTGCTGCTCGGCTTCGGGTATTCGATCAATGCATTGTCGCTGTTCGGGATGGTGCTCGCGATCGGGATCGTCGTCGACGACGCGATCGTCGTCGTCGAGAACGTCGAGCGCAACATCGAGAGCGGGATGAGCGCGCGGCAGGCGACCTACAAGGCGATGCAGGAGGTGAGCGGGCCGATCATCGCGATCGCGCTGACGCTGGTCGCCGTGTTCGTGCCGCTCGCGTTCATGTCGGGCCTGACCGGCCAGTTCTACAAGCAGTTCGCGATGACGATCGCGATCTCGACGGTGATCTCGGCGTTCAACTCGCTGACGCTGTCGCCGGCGCTGTCCGCGATCCTGCTGAAGGGCCACGGCGACAAGGAAGACTGGCTGACGCGCGTGATGAACCGCGTGCTCGGCGGCTTCTTCAAGCGCTTCAACAAGGTGTTCCATCGCGGCGCGGAGAACTACGGGCGCGGGGTGCGCGGCGTGCTGTCGAGAAAGGCGGTGATGCTCGGCGTGTACGTGGCGCTGGTCGGCGCGACCGTGATGGTGTCGAAGATCGTGCCGGGCGGCTTCGTGCCCGCGCAGGACAAGGAATACCTGATCGCGTTCGCGCAGCTGCCGAACGGCGCGTCGCTCGACCGCACCGAGAAGGTGATCCGCGACATGGGCTCGATCGCGCTGAAGCAGCCGGGCGTCGAGAGCGCGGTCGCGTTCCCGGGCCTGTCGGTGAACGGCTTCACCAACAGCTCCAGCGCGGGCATCGTGTTCGTCACGCTGAAGCCGTTCTCGGAGCGGCACGGCAAGGCGCTGTCGGCGGGTGCGATCGCGGGCGCGCTGAACCAGCAGTACGGCGCGATCAAGGATTCGTTCGTCGCGGTGTTCCCGCCGCCGCCGGTGCTCGGCCTCGGCACGCTCGGCGGCTTCAAGCTGCAGATCGAGGATCGCGGCGCGGTCGGCTACGCGAAGCTCGCCGATGCGACCAGCGACTTCATCAAGCGCGCGCAGCAGGCGCCGGAGCTGGGGCCGCTGTTCACGAGCTACCAGATCAACGTGCCGCAACTGAACGTCGATCTCGACCGCGTGAAGGCGAAGCAGCTCGGCGTGTCGGTCACCGACGTGTTCGACACGATGCAGATCTATCTCGGCTCGCTGTACGTGAACGACTTCAACCGCTTCGGCCGCGTGTACCAGGTGCGCGTACAGGCGGATGCGCCGTTCCGGGCCTACGCCGAGGATATCGGGCAGCTGAAGACGCGCAACGCCGCGGGCGAGATGGTGCCGCTGTCGTCGCTCGTCAACGTGACGCCGACGTTCGGCCCCGAGATGGTGGTGCGCTACAACGGCTACACGGCGGCCGACATCAACGGCGGCCCGGCGCCGGGCTTCTCGTCGGGGCAGGCGCAGGCGGCGATCGAGCGGATCGCGCACGAGACGCTGCCGCGCGGCGTGCGCTTCGAGTGGACCGACCTCACGTACCAGCAGATCCTCGCGGGCGATTCGGCGATCTGGGTGTTCCCGATCAGCGTGCTGCTCGTGTTCCTCGTGCTCGCCGCGCTGTATGAAAGCCTGACGCTGCCGCTCGCGGTGATCCTGATCGTGCCGATGAGCATCCTGTCGGCCTTGACGGGGGTGTGGCTCACGCAGGGGGACAACAACATCTTCACGCAGATCGGCCTGATGGTGCTGGTCGGGCTGTCGGCGAAGAACGCGATCCTGATCGTCGAGTTCGCGCGCGAGCTGGAGCACGACGGCAGGACGCCGCTCGAGGCGGCGATCGAGGCGAGCCGGCTGCGGCTGCGGCCGATCCTGATGACGTCGATCGCGTTCATCATGGGCGTCGTGCCGCTCGTCACGTCGACCGGCGCGGGCGCGGAGATGCGCCACGCGATGGGCGTCGCGGTGTTCTTCGGGATGCTGGGCGTGACGCTGTTCGGCCTGATGCTGACGCCGGTGTTCTACGTCGTGCTGCGCACGCTCGCGGGTGGCAAGATCCACGTCGCCGGCAAGGACTCGGCCGGCTACGGCGGGCCGGCCCACGGCGTACCGGCTTCGGATGCTTGA
- a CDS encoding efflux RND transporter periplasmic adaptor subunit — protein sequence MAILRTPRSRIAAAVATLAVVGLGTFGAMRVGASAPEKPAAPLPEVDVATVVPQTVTDWQAYSGRLEAVEKVDVRPQVPGTIVSVNFKDGALVKKGDVLFVIDPRPYQAEVDRAGAQLAAAQARNGYAQSDWQRAQRLIGDNAIAKRDYDEKQNAAREASANLKAAEAALETARINLGYTRITAPVAGRVSRAEITLGNVVSAGASAAPLTTLVSVSPIYASFDADEQTYLQYIGGARDGRKVPVELGLANEAGYSRSGVIDSVDNRLDTSSGTIRVRARFDNADGSLVPGLYARVKVGGSAPHQALLVDDAAINTDQDKKFVFVVDQQGRVSYREVQPGMQHGNRRVIVSGIAAGDRVIVNGTQRVRPGEQVKPHMVPMTGGDAPAIGAVRAARRQREARRAGQGEFVRGAPAAHSRRTRQSQP from the coding sequence ATGGCCATCCTACGCACCCCTCGTTCCCGGATCGCAGCCGCGGTCGCGACGCTCGCCGTCGTCGGCCTGGGCACGTTCGGCGCGATGCGCGTCGGCGCAAGCGCGCCGGAGAAGCCGGCGGCGCCGCTGCCGGAAGTCGACGTCGCGACCGTCGTGCCGCAGACCGTGACGGACTGGCAGGCCTATTCGGGCCGCCTCGAAGCCGTCGAGAAGGTCGACGTGCGCCCGCAGGTGCCGGGCACGATCGTCTCGGTCAATTTCAAGGACGGTGCGCTCGTGAAGAAAGGCGACGTGCTGTTCGTGATCGATCCGCGCCCGTATCAGGCCGAAGTCGACCGCGCGGGCGCGCAGCTCGCGGCCGCGCAGGCGCGCAACGGCTACGCGCAGAGCGACTGGCAGCGCGCGCAGCGGCTGATCGGCGACAACGCGATCGCGAAGCGCGACTACGACGAGAAGCAGAACGCGGCGCGCGAGGCGAGCGCGAACCTGAAGGCCGCCGAGGCCGCGCTCGAGACCGCGCGCATCAACCTCGGCTATACGCGGATCACCGCGCCGGTGGCGGGCCGCGTGTCGCGCGCGGAGATCACGCTCGGCAACGTCGTGTCGGCGGGCGCGTCGGCCGCGCCGCTGACGACGCTCGTGTCGGTGTCGCCGATCTACGCGTCGTTCGACGCGGACGAGCAGACCTACCTGCAATACATCGGCGGCGCGCGCGACGGCCGCAAGGTGCCGGTCGAGCTCGGCCTCGCGAACGAAGCCGGCTATTCGAGGAGCGGCGTGATCGACTCGGTCGACAACCGGCTCGACACGTCGTCCGGCACGATCCGCGTGCGCGCGCGCTTCGACAACGCGGACGGCTCGCTCGTCCCGGGCCTCTACGCGCGCGTGAAGGTCGGCGGCAGCGCGCCGCACCAGGCGCTGCTCGTCGACGACGCGGCGATCAACACCGACCAGGACAAGAAGTTCGTGTTCGTCGTCGACCAGCAGGGCCGCGTGTCGTACCGCGAAGTGCAGCCGGGGATGCAGCACGGCAACCGGCGCGTGATCGTCAGCGGCATCGCCGCCGGCGACCGCGTGATCGTGAACGGCACGCAGCGCGTGCGGCCGGGCGAGCAGGTCAAGCCGCACATGGTGCCGATGACGGGCGGCGATGCGCCCGCCATCGGCGCCGTCCGCGCCGCTCGCCGACAACGCGAAGCCCGCCGCGCCGGCCAAGGCGAATTCGTAAGGGGCGCACCCGCCGCGCATTCGCGTCGAACCAGACAGAGCCAGCCATGA
- a CDS encoding purine-nucleoside phosphorylase: MLTRSILSAAAFSLAACATAPSIAQDHQRDDAGNAATTANAAFAETAAQGRPVKVMIVTMFAPEGQAWLDRLGPWRDLTVPGLSPDYPAVHCNKQDVCVMTTGMGYANAAASIMALTFSQRFDLRRTYFLVSGIAGVDPAQGTVGSAAWAKYLVDFGLQWELDAREIPAGWNSGYLGINTKSPSDKPPLDYRSEVFQLNPQLADAAYALSRNVVLADSTQAQAARAKFSYAPANQPPSVIRCDTSSGNTWFSGTLLGERARQWTKILTDGKGTYCMTAQEDNATFEALKRAASVKRVDLSRVAVLRTGSDFDRPYAGQTSVDNLLNYADQGGFVPATENLYRAGNPLVQDIVSHWGEWRDGVPRR, encoded by the coding sequence ATGCTGACTCGCTCCATTCTTTCCGCCGCCGCCTTCTCGCTCGCCGCCTGCGCCACCGCGCCGTCGATCGCGCAGGACCATCAGCGCGACGACGCAGGCAACGCGGCCACGACGGCCAACGCCGCATTCGCCGAGACCGCGGCACAGGGCCGCCCGGTCAAGGTCATGATCGTCACGATGTTCGCGCCGGAAGGCCAGGCCTGGCTCGACCGCCTCGGCCCGTGGCGCGACCTGACGGTGCCGGGCCTGTCGCCCGATTACCCGGCGGTCCACTGCAACAAGCAGGACGTATGCGTGATGACGACCGGCATGGGCTATGCGAACGCCGCGGCGTCGATCATGGCGCTGACGTTTTCGCAGCGCTTCGATCTGCGCCGCACGTATTTCCTCGTCTCCGGCATCGCGGGCGTCGATCCCGCGCAGGGGACGGTGGGCTCCGCGGCGTGGGCGAAGTACCTCGTCGATTTCGGCCTGCAGTGGGAGCTCGACGCGCGCGAGATTCCCGCCGGCTGGAACTCCGGCTATCTCGGCATCAACACGAAGAGCCCGAGCGACAAGCCGCCGCTCGACTACCGCAGCGAGGTGTTCCAGCTCAATCCGCAACTGGCCGACGCCGCCTACGCGCTGTCGCGCAACGTCGTGCTCGCCGACAGCACGCAGGCACAGGCCGCGCGCGCGAAATTCAGCTACGCGCCCGCGAACCAGCCGCCTTCGGTGATCCGCTGCGACACGTCGTCGGGCAATACGTGGTTCTCGGGCACGCTGCTCGGCGAGCGCGCGCGGCAATGGACCAAGATCCTGACGGACGGCAAGGGCACGTACTGCATGACCGCGCAGGAAGACAATGCGACGTTCGAGGCGCTGAAGCGCGCGGCGAGCGTGAAGCGGGTGGACCTGTCGCGCGTCGCGGTGCTGCGCACCGGCTCCGATTTCGACCGCCCGTATGCGGGGCAGACGAGCGTCGACAACCTGCTGAACTACGCGGACCAGGGCGGCTTCGTCCCGGCGACCGAGAACCTGTACCGCGCGGGCAATCCGCTCGTGCAGGACATCGTGTCGCACTGGGGCGAATGGCGCGACGGCGTGCCGCGTCGATGA
- a CDS encoding DUF3579 domain-containing protein, translating into MDRGRIGGDLTRGVTRDWSEWLAMPVVDGRVKCLFVADALRVMCADAFDFAMPFAADNDLPGELRTLAAPAAR; encoded by the coding sequence ATGGATCGCGGCCGGATCGGCGGCGATCTGACGCGCGGTGTCACGCGCGACTGGTCCGAGTGGCTCGCGATGCCGGTGGTCGACGGCCGCGTCAAATGCCTGTTCGTCGCGGACGCGTTGCGCGTCATGTGCGCCGATGCATTCGACTTCGCGATGCCATTCGCTGCGGACAACGATCTACCTGGCGAGCTTCGGACCTTGGCCGCGCCCGCGGCGCGATAA
- a CDS encoding alpha/beta fold hydrolase, which produces MNMRIEPSVLANPDLQFATLSSGISLPYVEQGTGAPMVFVHGSLCDYRYWDPQLAALSAHYRCIAPSLSHYWPAVEAGIQNEFSWQNHVDELAEFIDALDLGPVHLVGHSRGGSVAFNVARHHPHLVETLTLADPGGPLQQEGVREATLPPAAIALRTKAVSLIENGDVEAGLETFVDSVSIPGAWKKSTASFRTMAIDNASTLPKQLRDPLPAYSRDAAADVACRTLLIDGQRSPKMFRHNVDTLAQWIGDAQRQTVAGASHGMNAASPAVFNRYVHEFVTA; this is translated from the coding sequence ATGAACATGCGAATCGAGCCTTCGGTGCTCGCGAACCCCGACCTGCAATTTGCGACGCTGTCGTCAGGCATCAGCCTGCCGTATGTCGAGCAGGGCACGGGCGCGCCGATGGTGTTCGTTCATGGGTCGCTTTGCGACTATCGCTACTGGGACCCGCAGCTCGCTGCGCTGTCGGCGCACTATCGCTGCATCGCGCCGAGTCTCAGCCACTACTGGCCGGCGGTTGAAGCCGGCATCCAGAACGAGTTCAGCTGGCAGAACCACGTCGACGAGCTCGCCGAATTCATCGACGCGCTCGACCTCGGCCCGGTGCATCTCGTCGGCCACTCGCGCGGCGGCAGCGTCGCGTTCAACGTCGCGCGCCACCATCCCCACCTCGTCGAGACGCTGACGCTCGCCGATCCGGGCGGCCCGCTGCAGCAGGAAGGCGTGCGCGAGGCAACGCTGCCGCCGGCCGCGATTGCGCTGCGCACGAAGGCCGTGAGCCTGATCGAGAACGGCGACGTCGAAGCGGGGCTCGAAACGTTCGTCGACTCGGTCAGCATCCCCGGCGCGTGGAAGAAGAGCACCGCGAGCTTCCGCACGATGGCAATCGACAACGCGAGCACGCTGCCGAAGCAGTTGCGCGACCCGCTGCCCGCGTATTCGCGCGATGCGGCCGCGGATGTCGCATGCCGCACGCTGCTGATCGACGGTCAGCGCAGCCCGAAGATGTTCCGCCACAACGTCGACACGCTCGCGCAGTGGATCGGCGACGCGCAGCGGCAAACCGTCGCCGGTGCGTCACACGGGATGAATGCGGCGAGTCCCGCGGTGTTCAATCGGTACGTGCACGAGTTCGTCACGGCGTAA
- a CDS encoding aegerolysin family protein, whose amino-acid sequence MKLQNNSGNTLFLDPASINLLHGEWVTYPPEKIPDGQTGQWESDSDGFMTGTEGQLQYQFADGGGIENVRLYWDNPYVGNNGYSITVSAAGYKVGYDGGSGDNATVNFYIKKG is encoded by the coding sequence GTGAAGTTGCAAAACAATTCGGGGAACACGTTATTCCTGGATCCCGCGTCGATCAACCTGCTGCACGGGGAATGGGTGACATATCCTCCGGAGAAAATCCCGGATGGCCAAACTGGCCAATGGGAAAGCGATTCGGACGGTTTTATGACGGGAACGGAAGGTCAGCTTCAATATCAATTTGCAGACGGCGGCGGTATCGAGAACGTCAGGCTTTACTGGGACAACCCCTATGTCGGAAATAACGGATACTCGATCACCGTTAGTGCCGCGGGTTATAAGGTTGGTTATGACGGTGGCTCCGGGGATAACGCAACCGTCAACTTCTACATCAAGAAGGGCTGA
- a CDS encoding DUF4148 domain-containing protein: protein MNRRHLLSAIALALVVSAPAFADTNAPQAANYAGASYTQPSNGPRTRAEVNAEVEQARRDGTLAYLRKVNSYPQGVELAQGPYRPTPEGNQLAGAGR from the coding sequence ATGAACCGCCGCCATCTTCTCTCCGCCATCGCACTCGCACTCGTCGTGTCCGCACCGGCCTTCGCCGATACCAATGCGCCGCAAGCCGCCAACTACGCCGGCGCGTCGTACACGCAGCCGAGCAACGGCCCGCGCACGCGCGCCGAAGTCAATGCGGAAGTCGAACAGGCACGCCGCGACGGCACGCTCGCATACCTGCGCAAGGTGAATTCGTATCCGCAAGGTGTCGAGCTCGCGCAAGGCCCGTACCGTCCGACGCCGGAAGGCAACCAGCTCGCAGGCGCGGGCCGGTAA
- a CDS encoding LysE family translocator, whose product MNDFLFGLMIALSVGPVALMIANYGMRAGTASGVRAAAGVATADGCYAVVAFTIGALLASTLASHLSLFRLAGALVLLAMGARMMWQALRDRRRTLDGDAPAPGSRPFTSMFFVTLANPLTILLFYGYATAAAAAHRHWLLGAACVFAGSLTGQLVFAFGGSAIGRLVKSPRWLAASHVLAALVVLAYGVAGIVRA is encoded by the coding sequence ATGAACGACTTCCTGTTCGGGCTGATGATCGCGCTGTCGGTCGGCCCCGTTGCGCTGATGATCGCGAACTACGGGATGCGCGCCGGCACCGCGAGCGGCGTGCGCGCGGCGGCCGGCGTCGCGACGGCCGACGGCTGCTATGCGGTCGTCGCCTTCACGATCGGCGCGCTGCTCGCGAGCACGCTCGCGTCGCACCTGTCGCTGTTCCGTCTGGCCGGCGCGCTCGTGCTGCTCGCGATGGGCGCGCGGATGATGTGGCAGGCGCTGCGCGATCGCCGCCGCACGCTCGACGGCGACGCGCCTGCGCCCGGCAGCCGCCCGTTCACGTCGATGTTCTTCGTCACGCTCGCGAACCCGCTCACGATCCTGCTGTTCTACGGCTACGCGACGGCTGCCGCCGCCGCACATCGTCACTGGCTGCTCGGCGCGGCGTGCGTGTTCGCAGGCAGCCTCACCGGCCAGCTCGTGTTCGCATTCGGCGGCAGCGCGATCGGCCGCCTCGTGAAGTCGCCGCGATGGCTCGCGGCGAGCCACGTGCTTGCTGCGCTGGTCGTGCTTGCTTATGGCGTCGCGGGGATCGTCCGCGCGTAG
- a CDS encoding alpha/beta hydrolase — protein MDASEFSKFLKAALPVEPCAGAALTVTEVEIPGYAQDIALRLYRRPDKTGLPVVLYFHGGGFVRGTLDDADFAARFLAERLPALVVSVDYSLAPAHPFPAAPEDAYRAAIWAATRARAFGGNPKKIGVAGHDAGGQLANCLAFIARDRGEVPIAAQALFGPMLDPSMTRIGDAERLASDITARECAACYRAYLPQAAQRMHPYAAPLESVRLAGLPPTLIVTAQNDVLHVEAEKYAGCLIESGVLTQVIRYPDITHAALATHELAFEEAVRFFQCRFQARQPNRTAN, from the coding sequence ATGGACGCCTCTGAATTCAGCAAATTCCTGAAAGCCGCGCTGCCGGTGGAACCCTGCGCCGGCGCGGCTCTGACGGTCACCGAGGTCGAAATTCCCGGCTACGCGCAGGACATCGCGCTGCGCTTGTACCGTCGCCCGGACAAGACCGGACTGCCGGTAGTGCTTTATTTCCACGGCGGCGGGTTCGTGCGCGGCACGCTCGACGACGCCGATTTCGCCGCGCGCTTTTTAGCAGAACGCTTACCGGCGCTCGTCGTCTCCGTCGATTATTCGCTCGCGCCGGCCCATCCGTTTCCGGCCGCGCCGGAGGACGCGTATCGCGCGGCGATCTGGGCCGCGACCCGCGCCCGCGCGTTCGGCGGCAATCCGAAGAAGATCGGCGTCGCCGGCCACGACGCGGGCGGCCAGCTCGCGAACTGCCTCGCGTTCATCGCGCGCGACCGCGGCGAGGTGCCGATCGCCGCGCAGGCGCTGTTCGGCCCGATGCTCGACCCGAGCATGACGCGCATCGGCGACGCCGAGCGCCTCGCGTCCGACATCACCGCGCGCGAATGCGCGGCGTGCTATCGCGCGTACCTGCCGCAGGCGGCGCAGCGGATGCACCCGTACGCGGCGCCGCTCGAGTCGGTGCGCCTCGCGGGCCTGCCGCCGACGCTGATCGTCACCGCGCAGAACGACGTGCTGCACGTCGAGGCGGAAAAGTATGCGGGCTGCCTGATCGAATCCGGCGTGCTCACGCAGGTGATCCGCTATCCGGATATCACGCACGCGGCGCTCGCGACGCACGAGCTCGCCTTCGAGGAAGCCGTGCGCTTCTTCCAGTGCCGCTTCCAGGCGCGGCAGCCGAACCGAACCGCGAATTGA